In Pseudomonas sp. PDNC002, the DNA window TTGGGTTATGTCCTGATAGCGCGGTGCCGGCGGAAGCCCCTCTCCCTAACCCTCTCCCTGAAGGGAGAGGGGACCGTTAGGTGCCGGCTGATACCTCAGCATCAGCCGGCACAGTCAGCTCCCTCTCCTGAGGGAGAGGGCTGGGGTGAGGGGAAACCGCCAGCACGATATTTGCGGCAGAAAGACAGTTGCTCCTACCTGGATATCAGGTGCGCGTACGGAACGCCGACCACAGCCGCGTGCGGTCGCGCTGCTGCTTCAGCGTCAGCAGTTGCTCACCGAACAATTTCTGGCGCATGGCGGCCGGCGGGTAGATGTCCGGGTCGCCGGCCACGTCGGCGTTGAGCAGCGGCGTGGCCTTCAGGTTGGCGTTGGCGAAGTACAGGGTGTTGGTCAGCTCGGCGATGGAGTCCGGGCGCAACATGAAGTCGATGAAGGCGCGGGCTTCCTGCGGGTGCGGCGCGTCCACCGGGATGGCCATGGTGTCGAACCAGATCAGCGTGCCTTCCTTGGGAATCCGGTAGATCACCTCGAACGGCTTGTTCGCCTGCTTCGCCTGCGCGGCACCCATCAGCGCATCGCCGGTGTAGGTCAGGGCGACGCACAGCGAACCATTGGCCAGGTCATTGATGTGCTTGCCGCTGGCGATGTAGCGCACGTTGGGCTGCAGCTTGCCCAGCAGCTCGCGGACCTGGGCGAGGTCGGCCGGGTCGGTGCTGTAGGGCGACTTGCCGAGGTAGTTCAGCGCGACGCTGATGACTTCCTGGGGCGAATCGATCAGCGAGATGCCGCAGTCGGCCAGGCGGCTGGCGTACTCGGGCTTGAACAGCAGGTCGAGGCTGTCCAGCGGCGCATCGGGGATGCGCTTGAGCACGGCGTCCTTGTTGAGGGCGAGGCCCACGGTGCCCCAGGTGTAGGGCACGCCGAAACGGTTGCCCGGATCGATGGTAGCCAGCTTGGCCAGCAGTTCCGGGTCGAGATTGGCGAAGTTCTTCAACTGCGCATCGTTCACCGGCTGTACGGCCTTGGCCTGAATGGCGCGGGCCAGCCCGCTGCTGGCGGGGAAGACGACGTCGTAACCGCTGCGGCCGGTCATCAGCTTGCTGTCGAGCACCTCGGCGCTGTCGAAGGTGTCGTATTTGACGCGGATGCCGGTTTCCTTCTGGAAACGCTGCAGCGCGTCGGCGCCGACGTAATCCGCCCAGTTATAGAGGTTGAGCACCCGCTCCTGCGCCTGCAGGGGCACGGCCA includes these proteins:
- a CDS encoding polyamine ABC transporter substrate-binding protein, with product MIMRAFFRASLAVLAVALAVPLQAQERVLNLYNWADYVGADALQRFQKETGIRVKYDTFDSAEVLDSKLMTGRSGYDVVFPASSGLARAIQAKAVQPVNDAQLKNFANLDPELLAKLATIDPGNRFGVPYTWGTVGLALNKDAVLKRIPDAPLDSLDLLFKPEYASRLADCGISLIDSPQEVISVALNYLGKSPYSTDPADLAQVRELLGKLQPNVRYIASGKHINDLANGSLCVALTYTGDALMGAAQAKQANKPFEVIYRIPKEGTLIWFDTMAIPVDAPHPQEARAFIDFMLRPDSIAELTNTLYFANANLKATPLLNADVAGDPDIYPPAAMRQKLFGEQLLTLKQQRDRTRLWSAFRTRT